In Aliamphritea ceti, a single window of DNA contains:
- a CDS encoding 8-oxoguanine deaminase — MSNASRIWIKNPLATLDSASAGGIVVQGTTITELIPAGGQPATPVDKIFDASQHVMLPGLINAHHHFYQTLTRAFPAALNKSLFSWLKSLYPVWAKLGEEMIEISTQVALAELLLSGCTTASDHHYLFPEGLENAIDIQMAQAAKLGVRVHLTRGSMSLGEDDGGLPPQSTVQTENAILADSERLIQQYHQPEAGAMSRVALAPCSPFSVSEDLMRASAAMAAKHNVRLHTHLAETHDETDFCIQMFGLRPVDYLEKVGWLTDRVWLAHGIHFNDTEIARLGAAGTGICHCPSSNMLLASGQCRTLELEAAGSPVGLGVDGSASNDGSNMIQEVRQAFLLQRLRYPAAEITHQKAISWATEGSARCLGRDDIGKLEVGKQADIGLYKLDELRFAGAGDPLAALVLCGAQQADQVMVAGQWRVTDGNINGLDLNDLIHRQKQLAQKLAAL, encoded by the coding sequence TTGTCTAACGCCTCAAGAATCTGGATAAAAAATCCTCTGGCCACTCTCGACTCAGCCTCCGCTGGCGGCATTGTCGTTCAGGGAACAACCATTACTGAGCTTATTCCAGCCGGTGGCCAACCAGCTACTCCCGTCGACAAAATTTTCGATGCCAGTCAGCATGTTATGCTGCCCGGTCTGATTAACGCCCATCATCACTTCTACCAGACATTGACCCGTGCTTTTCCTGCTGCGCTAAATAAATCATTATTCAGCTGGCTGAAAAGCCTATATCCGGTGTGGGCCAAGCTCGGCGAAGAGATGATCGAGATTTCCACCCAGGTTGCACTGGCTGAGCTGTTATTGTCTGGCTGCACTACCGCCAGCGATCACCATTACCTGTTCCCGGAAGGGCTTGAAAATGCCATTGATATTCAAATGGCTCAAGCAGCTAAATTGGGGGTTCGTGTGCACCTTACCCGAGGGTCTATGAGCCTGGGTGAAGATGACGGCGGTCTGCCACCACAAAGTACAGTGCAAACAGAAAATGCCATTCTGGCAGACAGCGAACGCTTGATTCAGCAGTATCATCAGCCAGAAGCAGGCGCTATGAGCCGGGTCGCGCTGGCCCCCTGCTCACCTTTTTCTGTTAGTGAAGATCTTATGCGCGCAAGCGCAGCAATGGCGGCCAAACACAATGTACGCCTGCATACGCATTTAGCGGAAACTCACGACGAAACGGACTTCTGTATCCAGATGTTTGGCCTTCGTCCGGTGGATTATCTGGAGAAAGTTGGCTGGCTGACCGACCGGGTCTGGCTGGCTCACGGTATTCACTTTAATGATACTGAAATCGCCCGACTGGGTGCTGCCGGCACAGGTATCTGCCATTGCCCGTCATCCAACATGCTGCTGGCATCAGGGCAATGCCGTACGCTTGAGCTGGAAGCAGCAGGCAGTCCGGTAGGGCTGGGTGTCGACGGTTCTGCATCCAATGATGGTTCCAACATGATTCAGGAAGTCCGTCAGGCATTTCTGTTACAACGACTGCGTTATCCGGCTGCTGAAATAACTCACCAGAAAGCTATCAGTTGGGCGACTGAAGGCTCGGCACGATGCTTAGGCCGTGACGATATTGGCAAGCTGGAAGTAGGCAAGCAGGCAGATATAGGCCTGTATAAGCTGGACGAACTGCGCTTTGCCGGTGCCGGTGATCCGTTAGCCGCTCTGGTTCTCTGCGGCGCGCAACAGGCCGACCAGGTAATGGTTGCAGGCCAGTGGCGTGTAACCGACGGGAATATCAACGGCTTAGATCTGAACGACCTGATCCATCGTCAGAAACAGTTAGCCCAAAAACTAGCTGCACTGTAA
- a CDS encoding PhoX family protein, producing the protein MKNQESDFSKIVDAGVSRRRFLQGGATAMGMFLAANPVAQAVAATTQPESKLLGFAKIATSTADTFEVPEGYVARPLISWGDPILKGAPAFNENGQQPSSAQAAQFGDNTDGMSFFPLSEDRALLAVNNEYTNYKLLFAHKGEAMTADDVRKAQAAHGVSVFEIKRTADGWEYNPDSEYNRRITAYTEMQLTGPAAGHGLMKTSDDASGTKVLGTFNNCANGETPWGTYLTCEENFNGYFAAPGEGVELDQHQKRYGLKAEDRGYQWYKFDDRFDMTKEPNEPHRHGWVVEIDPMDPTSTPLKRTALGRIKHENAAVTVADNGHVVVYMGDDERGEHIYKYVSENKYQPDNKAANRSLLEEGTLYVARFESVDGDVKGKGIWLELTYGKNGLDSSNGFNSQAEVLIYAREAASVVGATTMDRPEWVAVHPQTKTVCCTLTNNSKRGKKDNQPVGGPNPRAENKYGQIVRWREAGSDNTATTFDWDLFLVAGNPTIHKDFYAGSANINDENMFNSPDGLGFDDAGRLWIMTDGKYSNEGSYKGMGNNQVLVADPETGEVRRFATGPIASELTGLAFSPDQRTVFIGVQHPGEKDKPSHFPAGGDSKPRSTIMVVQRKDGGIIAA; encoded by the coding sequence ATGAAAAATCAGGAATCGGATTTCAGCAAAATTGTCGATGCCGGTGTAAGCCGCCGACGTTTTTTGCAGGGTGGTGCCACGGCGATGGGCATGTTCCTTGCGGCTAATCCTGTAGCCCAGGCAGTCGCAGCGACCACTCAGCCAGAAAGTAAGTTGTTGGGTTTTGCGAAAATCGCAACCAGCACCGCTGATACTTTTGAAGTACCGGAAGGCTATGTGGCTCGTCCATTGATCTCATGGGGTGATCCGATCCTGAAAGGCGCACCTGCGTTTAATGAAAACGGCCAGCAGCCAAGCAGTGCTCAGGCTGCACAGTTCGGTGATAATACTGACGGTATGAGTTTCTTCCCATTATCAGAAGACCGTGCTCTGCTGGCTGTTAACAACGAATATACAAACTATAAGCTGTTGTTTGCTCACAAAGGTGAGGCAATGACAGCTGATGACGTCAGGAAAGCTCAGGCGGCGCACGGTGTATCTGTCTTTGAAATCAAACGTACTGCTGATGGTTGGGAATATAACCCTGATTCAGAATATAACCGCCGTATTACTGCCTATACAGAAATGCAGCTGACTGGCCCTGCTGCCGGTCATGGCCTGATGAAAACCAGTGATGATGCTAGCGGCACGAAAGTACTGGGCACCTTTAACAACTGTGCTAATGGCGAAACGCCATGGGGTACTTACCTGACCTGTGAAGAGAACTTTAACGGTTACTTTGCTGCACCGGGAGAAGGCGTTGAGCTGGATCAGCATCAGAAGCGTTATGGCCTGAAAGCTGAAGACCGTGGTTATCAGTGGTATAAGTTTGATGACCGTTTCGACATGACCAAAGAACCTAACGAACCACATCGTCACGGCTGGGTTGTGGAAATTGATCCGATGGATCCGACTTCTACACCGCTTAAGCGTACTGCTTTGGGCCGCATCAAGCATGAAAATGCTGCAGTAACAGTTGCTGATAATGGTCATGTTGTCGTTTACATGGGCGATGATGAGCGCGGTGAACACATCTATAAGTACGTGTCTGAAAACAAGTATCAGCCAGATAACAAAGCAGCTAATCGCAGCCTGTTAGAAGAGGGTACCTTGTATGTTGCCCGCTTTGAATCAGTTGATGGTGACGTAAAAGGTAAAGGCATCTGGCTGGAGCTGACGTATGGCAAGAATGGTCTGGACAGCAGCAATGGCTTTAACAGCCAGGCTGAAGTACTGATTTATGCCCGTGAGGCAGCCTCTGTTGTTGGTGCGACTACAATGGACCGCCCTGAATGGGTAGCAGTACATCCGCAAACTAAAACAGTTTGTTGCACACTGACGAATAACTCCAAGCGCGGTAAAAAGGACAACCAGCCTGTTGGTGGCCCTAATCCACGTGCGGAAAATAAGTATGGTCAGATTGTTCGCTGGCGTGAAGCGGGATCTGATAACACTGCGACTACATTTGACTGGGATCTGTTTCTGGTGGCCGGTAACCCAACTATCCATAAAGACTTTTATGCGGGTTCTGCCAACATCAATGATGAGAACATGTTCAACAGCCCAGACGGCTTAGGTTTTGATGATGCCGGCCGTTTGTGGATTATGACTGACGGAAAGTACTCTAATGAAGGCTCTTATAAAGGTATGGGTAACAACCAGGTGTTGGTTGCTGATCCTGAAACCGGAGAAGTACGTCGTTTTGCAACAGGCCCGATAGCATCTGAGCTGACCGGTCTGGCTTTTAGCCCTGATCAGCGTACGGTTTTCATTGGTGTGCAACACCCAGGCGAAAAGGACAAGCCTTCACACTTCCCTGCAGGCGGTGACAGCAAACCACGTTCAACTATCATGGTTGTGCAGCGTAAAGATGGCGGCATTATTGCGGCGTAA